Genomic segment of Triticum aestivum cultivar Chinese Spring chromosome 6A, IWGSC CS RefSeq v2.1, whole genome shotgun sequence:
TAAGGTTTAGTGGAAGTATTGTGGTAGTCAGGCAGGAATCATGTTCCAATTACGCCCAGAAGATTTTCATCCTTGTTCTAGCTTCATTGAAGATAAATGTATTATGGCAATTGCACCCTTCCAGGTTTGTGCTTGATTACCTATTCGTATAAATTTGTTTCTTGTGGCAGATAAAGAATAATTTTTGTACGTACATCCTATCCCAACTTGGTAGGTTTACTAATGCCCTGTTCGTATCATGTCTTGTGCTTCTACCGTTAAGTTTGTTATGTTGGACATTGGTGATGATCAGGTAAAGGAAGAAACATTCCAAGCCTCAGGTTTTTCTATACCAATCCCCCGGCTGGTAAGCTCAGGCACTCGTAATGTAAACCGACTTGGATCACATCTAAAATGTCTTTATTGGTCTACTGTAATGAGAAAACCTTTCTTCCGGCAGCACTACAATGCAACATTCAATAAACAGAACTCAATTTTGATATTCTTTTGAACCTTTTTTCTTTGAAAAAAGAATAATTGAATAAAGGAAGGAATATATCATGCACTCACAGTTTTGTCAGTCAGTACCTTATACATGTGTACCAGGAGCATTGGTTTTGCTTCATACATGATGACATGTGAGTGTTGGCCGCCAACTGCTCCTGCTGTCACGGCTAAATCTAGCAGGAAAAAAAAGGAGAGTGACCTCAGGCTGGGCAGGCCATATGGACAACCAGCCCATCACACAATGACCAGCAAACAATTCCAACCAAAGTCAGGCATAAGAGTGACCTGCGACAAAACGCGGCACGGCAAGGTGAGTGGACTGCAGCTTACACCAAATCCGATCAATGTATAGGATGATTTGAGAGCCATAGCGTGGGTCAAGAGTGTCAAGTGAATCAAAAAGACTGGCAGTATAAATCCAGATCCCATCAAACCACTTTTGCTTGAGTTGGGCTTACATTTACCAATTGCACAAACCATGATTAAAAACCTTGAACAGTAGATAAAGTACAGTACTGCTTAGAAGAATGACAATTTGGGAACAATAGGGCAATAGAATTACACATGGGTCTTTAGACTCTGAAAGAAAGAGCATTATGAGGGGAACTACACAACATGGCTCTTTAGACTCTGGAAGAAAGAGCATTATGAGGGGAAACTACACAAAACAGAGTATGAAAAGTGAAAGTGACGGAGTGACAGAGCAAATTGCACATCACTCAGCAGTTTCAGCACactcaaaaagaaaaggaaaaatatatGAAATGATACACCAGTAAGAAAACTTAGCACTGATCACTAGACGGCACGACCAGTGTAGCACGTCGCGGTGATGTCGAATGCTTCTTCTTACTTCCCAGGAGCAAAAGGATCCCGCCTTTGTCGAACTTGATAGGCAGCAGACCAAGAATAACCCCAATGTGATTTCTTGTTCTTAGGCAGATGCCTTGTCGAACTTGAGGGGCTTCACCACCTCCCAGGTGAAGTCGGCATCATCGCGGCCAAAGTGACCATAAGCAGCGGTCTTGATGAACCTGTTTCCACCTTTCTTCAAGTCCAGGTTGATGCTGATCATCCCAGGCCTGAAGTCAAAGTTCTCCTTCACGAGCTTGAGGATCTCCCTGTCGGGGATCTTGCCGGTGCCGTAGGAGTCGACGAACACAGACAGGGGCTCAGGCACCCCAATGGCGTATGAGATCTGCACAATGCAGCGGCGTGCGAGACCACTGGCGATGATGCTCTTGGCAGCCTGCCTGGCAATGTAGGCACCACTGCGGTCGACCTTGGTCGGGTCCTTGCCAGAGAAGGCGCCGCCGCCGTGGGCTCCCCAGCCACCGTAGGTGTCGATGATGATCTTGCGGCCGGTGAGACCGGCATCACCGTGAGGTCCGCCGATGACGAAGCGGCCAGACGGGTTCAGGTGGAAGATGGTGTTCTCATCGAGGTACTTCCCAGGAATCACTGGCTTGATGACGTGCTCCTTGAGGTCTGCGGCAATCTCGTCGTTGGTGACGGTCTCGTCATGCTGTGTGGAGATGAGGACGGTGTGCACACGAACAGGCACCATGGCACCACCCTCGTTTAGGTACTCAATGGTGACCTGGGTCTTTCCGTCAGGCCTGAGCCAGGCGCAGGTGCCATTCTTGCGGACCTCGGTAAGGCGAGCTCCAAGCTTGGTGGCGAGCATGTGGGTGAGGGGCATCAGCTCAGGAGTCTCATCGGTGGCGTAGCCGAACATGATGCCCTGGTCACCGGCACCGATCTCTTCAGGGCGCTTGGTGAAGTGTCCGTGAACACCCTGGGCAATGTCAGGGGATTGCTGCTCGATGTTGACGAGCACCTTGCAATGGTCGGCATCAAGACCGACGTCGTCAGAGATGAAGCCGATATTGCGGCAGGTGTCGCGCACGATCTTCTCGTAGTCGACGGTGGCCTTGGTGGTGATCTCGCCAAAGACCATGACCATGTTGGTCTTGGTGCAGGTCTCGCAGGCAACCTTGCTGTCGGGATCCTGGGCCAAGCAGGCGTCCAAGACGGCGTCGGAGACCTGGTCGCACAGCTTGTCGGGATGGCCCTCGTTCACGGACTCGGACGTGAAGAGGAACGTCTCGGCCGCCATTTCTTCCGTGCTAGCGATGCTCTGCGAATGGAAGAAAATCCAACGATTAGAATCAAACGCATATGAGTCGTGCCACAAAATCACGGTACTGTCCCAGCTACAGAGCATTATAGATGAGAACTCTTATGACTAATCTACACGTCCAGGCACAACAAGAAAAACACCCCAAAACAAGAAAAACAACAAACAGGCCCCTGAGGGGGGTGATTGCTGAACCATCCTGAATCTACCGCCGTCTTCCACACGCCGTCAAAGCCGCCGTCGGAGGAAGGAGCGACGAGAGCCACGAGCCGAAGACCCGCCGCACGCCATCGCATCGAAGCTTTAAAGATCCGAAGAAAGGGCACATCTCACTGTGGCCCATCGGCCGAGGACCACCCCGTGCCTCGGTGCCTGGCGAGCCTCAGATCCGCCATCCCCGGCCGACCACGTCAAAAAGGCCTGGCAACAACCAATCAACCCTGCGCCAGAAGAgaaaccgccgccgccgtcgccatgagAAGCAACATCAGCCGGCGACGGCGACCCAGTGTACACATCCACCCGGCCACACAGCAGCCCAAGAGCAAGAACCGCCGTGAGGACGACACAGACGGAAAAACAAAAGATCCATAGCAAAGTGACGACGCCGCCACGACGACCACACCCCGACGCCCGGATACACCAGGCTGGCCACTCCGACGAGGAGCCGGAGCACAATTATTGGGCGTGGCGCCGCCGGCCGGATACAGCGACCCACCCACCTACCAACCCCTTTCACCTCTCTCTTTTTAACTAACTAGCCATGTTTTCATCACGACAAAGCTACGTAGTAATTAAGCGAGCCACGTATGATGAAAAAGTAGAAGATAAATTAGACATGGATGATCGAAGCACGATCAGGACGCGGTGAAGCTAACCTTGTGCAGTTGTGCTGATGCTATTCTTCAGGAGGCCGAAGAACCGAAAGGAAGAGGTCGAATGTATGCACGGTGCTGTAAGGAGATCCCGGCCGCGCAATTTATAGGGGCGGAGGGCCCGCAAGGTCGTGCATGAGTGTTGCTGGTGAGAGCGCGGGACTGCACAACCTGTGCTGCAGCCCTTTGCTGAAGCCCTCCTCGCCACCAAACCCCATTTTTTGCGGTGGGTCAGATCACCTACCAACCATCTACTTTATTTTCTTCCCCACTTGCCCTCTTTTTTAGAAGATCTTCTCCACTTGCCTTGCCTAGTGAGCTGCCTCCGTCAATTCACTATGGACGTGTTTGGTAGGCTACCTGTAGCTAAGTATGCGTGTATAGTTTTCGTCAGTTTTTTAAAAAAACACCTGTAGTTTTATTCATATTCATAACAATCACAGATACACTGATTTGAATTTAAGATCCAAGAAAATAGAAAGTAACTCATATAACTAATAAAATCCCTTGGAAACACCTTCTTGGTGGTATTAATCTCTGCTAGAAGAAATTCTTCAGAGACTTTGGTAAAGAGGCTGCAATTGGACTGAAGCAATGATATTGTCTCTCTTCCATCCGCACGAATATTGTCAATAATGGTTTTTGAAAGTGCCTTGAGTCACCCATCCCAGAAGATGAGAAGTCTTAATTGATAAACGTACTTGGGCTGGGGATGACCCCCCTAGAAATGCAGGACGTCAAAATACGATATCTTCACCATGGTGTCGATGAAATATTTCACCTCCATaaagaatcaaaccaacaaaaaaaAGGCTTGACACACTAACATGAACTCATCAGATCTGAATAACCGAATCTACGAGGATAGAAAATTCTCTAACCTCATGGCACAGCCAAAAGAACGAGAGTACTTTTGTTTTCACAAAATACAAAGATCACTAGACGCTGACGAAGAACATGAAACTCTTGAAGATGCGAGGTCCCCCCACCTCGCAATGCCAATATGGTAGCTGGAGGCGAGGGAACCAAAAGTCCCTAGCGGTGGTCAGCGGCGGGGCTGCAGCTGTGCCGTTCACGAGCCCTAGACAAATAGAGTTAGGTCGCCAGTTTGGTTGCCTGTGTTTTCTGTTGGGACTGTATGACAAAGAACACAAAGGACTCATGGGCCTGCGTGAGGAGGAACAGTTGATCGGTTGTTTTTTTGGATCCAGGCTCGAGCGAGCCATGTGTGTNNNNNNNNNNNNNNNNNNNNNNNNNNNNNNNNNNNNNNNNNNNNNNNNNNNNNNNNNNNNNNNNNNNNNNNNNNNNNNNNNNNNNNNNNNNNNNNNNNNNNNNNNNNNNNNNNNNNNNNNNNNNNNNNNNNNNNNNNNNNNNNNNNNNNNNNNNNNNNNNNNNNNNNNNNNNNNNNNNNNNNNNNNNNNNNNNNNNNNNNNNNNNNNNNNNNNNNNNNNNNNNNNNNNNNNNNNNNNNNNNNNNNNNNNNNNNNNNNNNNNNNNNNNNNTTCTCTCATCACCATCCGGTCTCACCGATGGtcgctcctgttggggaacgttgcagaaagcaaaaattttcctacggtttcaccaagatccatctatgagttcatctagcaatgagtgatcgaaTTGCATCTGCATACCTTtctagatcacgcgcggaagcattcaaagaacggggatgaggaagtcgtactcgacgtgatccaaatcaccggagatcctagcgctgaacggacggcacctccgtgttcaacacacgtacggtcagcgtgacgtctcctccttcttgatccagcaagggggaaggagaggttgatgaagatccagcagcacgacggtgtggtggtggatgcagcagtcaccgcagcagggcttcgccgttcttctgcgagagggagaggtgtagcaggggagagggaggcgccaagagtcaagggtgaggctgcccctccctcccccctttatataaggcccctcgccggccctaggagatgggatctcctagggggggcggcgaccaaggggtggagtgccccccaagccaggtggggcgccccccaccctagggttcccaaccctaggcgcatggggtgggccaaagggggcgcaccagcccactatgggctggttcccctccccacttcagcccatggggccctccgggatgggtggccccacccggtggacccccgggaccctttcggtggtcccggtacaataccgatgacccccgaaactctcccgatggccgaaactgcacttcctatatataattcttcacctccggaccattccggaactcctcgtgacgtccgggatctcatttgggactccgaacaactttcgggttactgcatattcatatctctacaaccctagcgtcaccgaaccttaagtgtgtagaccctacgggttcgggagacatgtagacatgactgagacggctctccggtcaataaccaacagcgggatctggatacccatgttggctcccacatgctcctcgatgatctcatcggatgaaccacgatgtcgaggattcaagcaaccccgtatacaattccctttgtcaatcggtacgttacttgcccgagattcaatcgtcggtatcccaatacctcgttcaatctcgttaccggcaagtcactttactcgtaccgtaatgcatgatcccatcaccagacacttggtcactttgagctcattatgatgatgcattaccgagtgggcccagagatacctctccgtcatacggagtgacaaatcccagtcttgatccgtgtcaacccaacagacactttcggagatacccgtagtatacctttatagtcacccagttacgttgtgacgtttggtacacccaaatcactcctacggtatccgggagttacacgatctcatggtctaaggaaaagatacttgacattggaaaaactctagcaaacaaactatacgatcttgtgctatgtttaggattgggtcttgtccatcacatcattctcctaatgatgtgatctcattatcaatgacatccaatgtccatagtcaggaaaccatgactatctattgatcaacgagctagtcaactagaggcttactagggacatgttggtgtctatgtattcacacatgtattacaatttccggataacacaattatagcatgaataaaagacaattatcatgaacaaggaaatataataataatccttttattattgtctctagggcatatttccaacagtctcccacttgcagtagagtcaataatctagttacattgtgatgaatcgaacacccatagagttctagtgttgatcatgttttgccctagggagaggtttagtcaacggatctgcgacattcaggtccgtatgtactttacaaatatctatgtctccatcttgaacattttcacgaatggagttgaagcgacgcttgatgtgcctggtcttcttgtgaaacctgggctccttggcaagtgcaatagctccagtgttgtcacagaagagtttgatcggccccgacgcattgggtatgactcctaggtcggtgatgaactccttcacccgaattgcttcatgcgctgcctccgaggccgccatgtactccgcttcacatgtagatcccgccacgacgctctgcttgcagctgcaccagcttactgctccaccattcaacatatacacgtatccggtttgtgacttagagtcatccagatctgtgtcgaagctagcatcgacgtaaccctttacgatgagctcttcgtcacctccataaacgagaaacatgtccttagtccttttcaggtacttcaggatattcttgaccgctgtccagtgttccttgccgggattactttggtacctacctaccaaacttacgacaaggtttacatcaggtctggtacacagcatggcatacataatagaccctatggctgaggcataggggatgacactcatctcttctatatcttctgccgtggtcggacattgagctgagctcaatttcacaccttgcaacacaggcaagaaccccttcttagactgatccatattgaacttcttcaatatcttatcaaggtatgtgctttgtgaaagacctatgaggcgtcttgatctatctctatagatcttgatgcctaatatataagcagcttctccaaggtccttcattgaaaaactcttattcaagtaggccttaatgctgtccaaaaagttctatatcatttcccatcaaaagtatgtcatctacatataatatgagaaatgctacagagctcccactcactttcttgtaaacgcaggcttctccataagtctgcataaacccaaacactttgatcatctcatcaaagcgaatattccaactccaagatgcttgcaccagcccataaatggatcgctggagcttgcataccttgttagcattcttagggtcgacaaaaccttccggatgcatcatatacaattcttccttaaggaaaccattaaggaatgccgttttgacgtccatttgccatatctcataatcatagtatgcggcaattgctaacataattcggacggacttcagcttcgctacgggagagaaagtctcatcgtagtcaaccccttgaacttgccgataacccttagcgacaagtcgagctttatagatggtaacattaccatccgcgtccgtcttcttcttaaagatccatttgttttctattgctcgccgatcatcgggcaagtctgtcaaagtccgtactttgttttcatacatggatcctatctcggattgcatggcttcaagccatttgttggaatctgggcccgccatcgcttcttcatagttcgaaggttcatcgttgtctaacaacatgatttccaagacagggttgccgtaccactctggtgcggaacgtgtccttgtggacctacgaagttcagtagcaacttgatctgaagtttcatgatcatcatcattaacttcctctctagtcggtgcaggcacctcaggaacattttcttgagttgcaccaccttccggttcaagaggtaatacttcatcaagttctactttcctcccacttacttctttcgagagaaactctttctctagaaaggatccattcttggcagcaaagatcttgccttcggatctgaggtagaaggtatacccaatagtttctttagggtatcctatgaagacgcatttttccgacttgggttcgagcttttcaggttgaagtttcttgacataagcatcgcatccccaaacttttagaaacgacagcttaggtttcttcccaaaccataattcatacggtgtcgtctcactcgacggagccctatttaaagtgaatgcgacagtctctaaagcatagccccaaaatgatagcggtaaatcggtaagagacatcatagatcgcaccatatctaatagagtgcgattacaatgttcggacacatcattacgctgaggtgttccaggcggcgtgagttgtgaaactattccacattttcttaagtgtgtgccaaattcgtgactcaagtattctcctccacgatctgatcgcaggaacttgattttcctgtcacgttgattctcaacctcactctgaaattccttgaacctttcaaaggtctcagacttgtgtttaattaagtagacatacccatatctactcaagtcatcagtgagggtgagaacataacgataaccaccgcgagcctcaacactcattggaccgcacacatcagtatgtatgatttccaataagttggttgcttgctccattgttcctgagaacggagtcttggtcattttacccatgaggcatggttcgcatgtgtcaaatgattcgtaatcaagagactctaaaagtccatctgcatggagcttcttcatgtgtttgacacctatgtgaccaaggcggcagtgccacaagtatgtgggactatcattatcaaccttacatcttttggtactcacactatgaatatgtgtagccttacgctcgagattcattaagaataaaccattcaccattggagcatgaccataaaacatatctctcatataaatagaacaaccattattctcggatttaaatgagtagccatctcgtattagacgagatcctgatacaatgttcatgctcaaacttggcactaaataacgattattgaggttcaaaactaatcccgtaggtaaatgtagaggtagcgtgccgacggcgatcacatcaaccttggaaccattcccgacgcgcatcgtcacctcgtccttcgccagtctccgcttattccatagctcctgctttgagttacaaatatgagcaactgcaccagtatcaaatacccaggagctactacgagtactggtaaggtacgcatcaattacatgtatatcacatatacctttcgtgttgccggccttcttgtccgctaagtatttggggcagttccgcttctagtgaccacttcccttgcaataaaaatactcagtctcgggcttgggtccattctttggcttcttcccggcagcttgcttaccgggcgcggcaactcccttaccatccttcttgaagttcttcttacccttgcccttcttgaacttagtggttttattcaccatcaacacttgatgttcctttttgacttctacctctgctgatttcagcattgcaaatacttcaggaatggtcttttccatcccctacatattgaagttcatcacaaagctcttgtagctcggtggaagcgactgaaggattctgtcaatgaccgcgtcatccgggaaattaactcccagctgagtcaagcggttatgtaaccctgacatagtgagtatgtgcttactgatagaactattttcctccatcttacagctgaataacttgtcggagacttcatatctctcgacccgggcatgagcttgaaaaaccattttcagctcttcgaacatctcatatgctccgtgtctctcaaaacgcttttggatccccgcttctaagctgtaaagcatgccgcactgaacgagggagtaatcatcagtacgtgtctgccaagcattcataacgtcttgttctgcagggagagcgggtgcttcacctagcggtgcttgtaggacataatctttcttggcagctaagaggatgatcctcaggttccggacccagtccgtataattgctgccatcgtctttcagcttggttttctctaggaacgcgttgaagttgaggacaacgttggccatttgatctacaatacatgttgtaaagattttagactaagttcatgataattaagttcatctaatcaaattattcaatgaactcccacttagatagacatccctccagtcatctaagtataacatgatccgagttaactaggccgtgtctgatcatcacgtgagacggactagtcaacatcggtgaacatcttcatgttgatcgtatcttctatacgactcatgctcgacctttcggtcttctgtgttccgaggccatgtgtaggatcgaaagtatgtctagagggggggggggtgattagactacttgaccaaataaaaacttaaccttttcccaattttagttcttggcagattttagctattgtaggacaagtcaagcaatcatcacacaattcaagcaagcatgcaaagagtatattggcagcggaaagtaaagcattcaacttgcaagaatgtaaagggaagggtttggagaattcaaacgcaattggagacacggatgtttttcccgtggttcagataggtggtgctatcctacatccacgttgatggagacttcaacccacgaagggtaatggttgcgcgagtccacggagggctccacccacgaagggtaatggttgcgcgagtccacggagggctccacccacgaagggtccatgaagaagcaaccacccacgaagggtccacgaagaagcaaccacccacgaagggtccacaaataagcaaccttgtctatctcaccatggccatcgcccatcaaggacttgcctcaccagcggtagatcttcacgaagtaggcgatctccttgcccttacaaactccttggttcaactccacaatcttgtcggaggctcccaagtgacacctagccaatctaggagacaccactctccaagaagtaacaaatggtgtgtaggtaatgaactccttgctcttgtgcttcaaatgatagtctccccaacactcaactctctctcataggatttggattttgtggaaagaagatttgactggaaagcaacttggggaaggctagagatcaagattcatatggtaggaatggaatatcttggtctcaacacatgagtaggtggttctctctcagaaatatgagttggaattgtgtatgtgttctgatggctctctccacgaatgaagaggaggtggaggggtatatatagcctccacacaaaatccaaccgttacacacagttttccaacctcggtgggaccgaatcaacaaactcagtcggaccgaaaaggtaaacctagtgaccgttagagatttttggtgggactgacatgcaactcggtaggaccgatatggttagggtttgggcataacttaatctcggtgagacctattacacaaactcggtgagaccgagtttggtaataagctaaccagagagttggtcaggcaaactcggtgggaccgatttgctctttcggtgagaccgaaaagttacaaaagggaaacaaagagtttacattgcaatctcggtgggaccgattcgctctttcggtgagaccgaaaagttacgaaagggaaacagagagtttgcaatcccatctcggtgagaccgagatccctatcggtagaaccgaattgctagggtttggtagtggcttatgacaagtgaaactcggtggcgccggatagaaataattggtaggactgagtttggcttagggtttaggtcatatgtggatatgggaaagtagttgagggttttggagcatatcactaagcacatgaagcaagatgctcattaagcaacacctcatccctccttgatagtactggcttttcctaaagactcaatgtgatcttggattactaaaatataaaatgaagagtcttgagcttttgagcttgagctaatcctttgtccttagcattttgagggttccactttcacatccgtgccttgccaatcattgagctttcctgaaatagtcatcttggaatagcattagctcaatgagctatatgttgttatgaattaccaaaaccacctagggatagttgcactttcaatctccccctttttggtaattgatgacaacatatagatcaaagcttcgacaaatgataataagcatgaaatatatcgtcgctttgagaagtatgtgacaagtaagagctccccctaaatttgtgcatatttaaaatttgctttggactgcaaatgcacaaagagttagagtcatgggttactcttccatgttacatacatcttggtggagcgcttaaaatgataagaatgaaatacatgcactcatcaccaagaatagtgaatgatcacataagatagataagatgataatattaaggaaacattaagtgtagcttatgatcaaacacatgatcatcaatgtctcacgagcaatgatatagtatctcacacaaaagcaaacaaagttcgaaaaaccaccaaataaaacaagagagaataaaagcagcactctctctctcgaagcctatgatctatacattttctccccctttggcaacaagttaccaaaaagttcctagaaaatgcatagtgctaagtcgacactcaggcttgatcttcaggtggtggtggagtccggagcactccaaggacgaaggcttctgtagacgtggttggagctgaagctgaagtagatgctggggCTGGTGGAattgaagctgtagctggtgcagaagtggtggctctggtgtcagcaactggcactgcagatgaTCTCtgagctctgggcactctggcaaatgcatcagttgtagtcttccctctcctctcctgcatgtcatcctggagctgctccactgagtctgaatctctgtcactttgacatccaagtcatagaactt
This window contains:
- the LOC123127932 gene encoding S-adenosylmethionine synthase 2; its protein translation is MAAETFLFTSESVNEGHPDKLCDQVSDAVLDACLAQDPDSKVACETCTKTNMVMVFGEITTKATVDYEKIVRDTCRNIGFISDDVGLDADHCKVLVNIEQQSPDIAQGVHGHFTKRPEEIGAGDQGIMFGYATDETPELMPLTHMLATKLGARLTEVRKNGTCAWLRPDGKTQVTIEYLNEGGAMVPVRVHTVLISTQHDETVTNDEIAADLKEHVIKPVIPGKYLDENTIFHLNPSGRFVIGGPHGDAGLTGRKIIIDTYGGWGAHGGGAFSGKDPTKVDRSGAYIARQAAKSIIASGLARRCIVQISYAIGVPEPLSVFVDSYGTGKIPDREILKLVKENFDFRPGMISINLDLKKGGNRFIKTAAYGHFGRDDADFTWEVVKPLKFDKASA